The following proteins are co-located in the Camelina sativa cultivar DH55 chromosome 12, Cs, whole genome shotgun sequence genome:
- the LOC104732106 gene encoding pentatricopeptide repeat-containing protein At1g63400-like yields MKLQGSKEVVSMYKRMLRHEEGVIIEPDLCTLNILINVFRHLKQFDSGFCVLSDMIKRGFEPDLRGVTVDDSLYDCLIVNLCEFGETGTALSLHRRMIASGFKSDVVIYSFVIGTFIRNKSLDEAMAVFEEMTASGVSPDILAFRMMITALTGLWDDVTEMIKEMVSKGVSPDVYTYNILIHRLCKVSKVNEAIDIYDSMIKRGPEPNVETYHSLLDGLFKGCRLTDATELFKSMRHRDVRLDVATYNIMISGYCKNGKIEEAVQLIREMDCKGLKADIYTYAALIHVVNQAGDSEVAKEVVDAICKSDCSPSIQQYSVLIDCLVKKEYFEEARRLLRRMQREGKRLCDGSYTTLIHGLSQAGNWDFAQEIFYATGHTRSINQFGALIDGMMKNGKVADAKRLFDEIPDKGLVPDVITYNIMIGGYCKYGKIEEAIDILRRMTCEGLKPDNYTYTSLIHASCLAGDLDAAQGIFNAIGKSGHSPDIYQFNALISGLLKNGKLEEAKRLFGELPNMGLVANVVTYNIIIDALCKHKMLSEARALFFELEPKGCSPDSVSFNTIISGFLEENKVKDAVLLLESMLDRKFTPNEGVKCRLRQLLARADGRKTLQPLLDTYGKNIFE; encoded by the exons ATGAAGCTTCAAGGATCTAAGGAAGTAGTTTCGATGTATAAGAGGATGTTGAGACACGAGGAGGGTGTTATTATCGAGCCTGATTTGTGTACTTTGAATATTCTGATTAACGTGTTTCGCCATTTGAAGCAGTTTGATTCTGGGTTTTGTGTTCTGAGTGATATGATTAAAAGAGGGTTTGAGCCTGATTTG AGAGGTGTTACGGTTGATGATTCTCTCTATGATTGTCTTATTGTTAACCTCTGTGAGTTTGGCGAGACTGGTACTGCTCTAAGTTTGCATAGAAGGATGATTGCTTCCGGTTTTAAGAGTGATGTGGTTATCTACAGTTTCGTAATCGGCACCTTCATTAGGAACAAGTCACTAGACGAAGCTATGGCTGTGTTTGAAGAGATGACTGCGAGTGGAGTTTCTCCTGATATATTGGCTTTTAGGATGATGATTACTGCACTGA CGGGTTTGTGGGATGATGTTACAGAGATGATCAAGGAAATGGTGAGCAAAGGTGTATCACCTGATGTTTAcacttataatattttgatacaTCGTCTTTGCAAAGTCAGTAAGGTGAATGAGGCGATTGATATATATGACTCAATGATCAAGCGAGGTCCAGAGCCTAACGTAGAAACATATCACTCTCTGTTGGATGGTTTATTTAAAGGGTGTAGGCTTACGGACGCAACTGAGTTGTTCAAATCGATGAGGCATCGCGACGTTAGGCTTGATGTTGCTACTTACAATATAATGATTAGTGGCTATTGCAAGAATGGGAAAATTGAGGAAGCCGTCCAGCTAATAAGAGAAATGGATTGTAAAGGGTTGAAAGCAGATATTTATACATACGCAGCATTAATCCACGTTGTTAACCAAGCTGGAGATTCAGAAGTCGCTAAAGAAGTCGTCGATGCAATATGCAAGTCTGATTGCTCTCCAAGCATACAGCAGTACAGTGTTCTCATTGACTGTTTggttaaaaaagaatattttgaaGAAGCAAGAAGACTGTTAAGACGAATGCAACGTGAGGGGAAGAGACTGTGCGATGGTTCATACACGACGCTAATACATGGTTTAAGCCAGGCAGGAAATTGGGACTTCGCCCAAGAAATCTTTTATGCAACTGGTCATACTCGAAGCATAAACCAATTCGGTGCTCTCATCGATGGTATGATGAAAAATGGAAAAGTGGCTGATGCGAAGAGACTTTTTGATGAGATCCCGGACAAGGGTTTGGTGCCTGATGTCATTACGTACAATATAATGATCGGTGGCTATTGCAAGTATGGGAAAATAGAGGAAGCCATTGACATTTTAAGACGAATGACATGTGAGGGTCTGAAACCAGACAATTATACATACACTTCATTAATACACGCTTCTTGTCTAGCTGGGGATTTAGATGCCGCGCAAGGAATCTTCAATGCAATAGGGAAGTCTGGTCATTCTCCTGACATATATCAGTTCAATGCTCTCATCAGTGGTCTGCTAAAAAATGGGAAACTGGAGGAAGCAAAGAGACTCTTTGGTGAACTCCCAAACATGGGATTGGTAGCAAATGTCGTAACATACAACATAATTATTGATGCCCTCTGCAAACATAAGATGCTATCAGAAGCCAGAGCATTGTTCTTTGAATTAGAGCCTAAGGGTTGTTCACCTGATTCTGTTTCGTTTAACACTATTATATCTGGCTTCCTTGAAGAGAACAAGGTTAAAGATGCAGTTCTGCTTCTTGAGAGCATGCTCGATAGGAAATTTACCCCAAACGAAGGTGTTAAATGCAGGCTGCGTCAACTTCTTGCTCGTGCTGATGGACGTAAAACACTTCAGCCACTTCTAGACACTTACGGGAAGAACATTTTCGAGTGA
- the LOC104732104 gene encoding CSC1-like protein At4g15430, whose translation MATINDIGVAAAINIVTAFAFLLAFAIFRIQPVNDRVYFPKWYLKGLRSSSIQTGGFGSKFINLDFRSYIRFLNWMPEALKMPEPELVDHAGLDSVVYLRIYLLGLKIFFPIACVAFTTMVPVNWTNKGLDRLRHSNISFSDIDKLSLSNIPNGSPRFWMHLCAAYAITFWTCFILKREYQNIALMRLQFLANDQRRPNQFTVLVRNIPTDPHESICELVEHFFKVNHPDHYLTFQVKSSSGEE comes from the exons ATGGCTACAATAAACGATATTGGAGTAGCAGCAGCAATCAATATAGTGACAGCATTCGCTTTTCTCTTAGCTTTTGCTATATTCAGGATTCAACCAGTAAATGACAGAGTCTATTTCCCTAAATGGTATCTCAAGGGCTTAAGAAGTAGCTCTATACAAACAGGTGGCTTTGGAAGCAAATTTATCAACTTGGACTTCAGGTCCTATATTCGATTCCTTAACTGGATGCCTGAAGCTTTAAAAATGCCAGAACCCGAGCTCGTCGATCACGCTGGACTGGATTCTGTTGTCTACTTGAGGATCTACTTACTCgg GCTCAAGATCTTTTTCCCCATAGCTTGTGTTGCTTTTACGACAATGGTGCCTGTTAATTGGACAAACAAGGGATTGGACCGGTTAAGGCATTCTAATATAAGTTTCAGTGATATTGATAAACTCTCGTTATCAAATATACCGAATGGGTCACCTAG ATTTTGGATGCATTTGTGTGCAGCTTACGCCATCACCTTTTGGACATGCTTTATCCTGAAAAGAGAGTACCAGAATATAGCATTAATGAGGCTACAGTTTCTTGCAAATGACCAAAGGAGACCTAACCAGTTCACT GTGCTTGTAAGAAACATTCCTACAGATCCTCATGAATCAATATGTGAACTTGTTGAACATTTCTTCAAGGTCAATCATCCAGATCACTACCTCACTTTCCAGGTAAAGTCATCTTCAG gAGAAGAATAG
- the LOC104732105 gene encoding CSC1-like protein At4g15430 isoform X1, which translates to MATINDIGVAAAINIVTAFAFLLAFAIFRIQPVNDRVYFPKWYLKGLRSSSIQTGGFGSKFINLDFRSYIRFLNWMPEALKMPEPELVDHAGLDSVVYLRIYLLGLKIFFPIACVAFTTMVPVNWTNKGLDRLRHSNISFSDIDKLSLSNIPNGSPRFWMHLCAAYAITFWTCFILKREYQNIALMRLQFLANDQRRPNQFTVLVRNIPTDPHESICELVEHFFKVNHPDHYLTFQAVHDATKLSELVLTRKQMQNLLDYNINKHMRNLNNRPVIKMGFLGCFGEEVDGIKYYTSAVEGLTREISEEKQRLRTGTKSIVPAAFVSFKSRWGAAVCAQTQQTRNPTEWLTEWAAEPRDIYYDNLALPYVDLKIRRLIVGVAYFFLTFFFMIPIAFVQSLANIEGIEKAFPFLKPLIEVKLLKSIIQGFLPGIALKIFLLFLPRILMEMSKFEGFVSTSSLERRAASRFYMFQFINVFLGSIVTGTAFQQLNSFLNQSANDIPKTIGVSIPMKATFFITYIMVDGWAGVAGEILRLKPLIIYHLKNSFLVRTEKDREEATDPGTIGFNTGEPQIQLYFLLGLVYATVSPILLPFILVFFGLAYVVYRHQVINVYNQKYESAGKFWPDVHRRVVTALIVSQLLLMGLLSTKHASKSTPLLLVLPLLTIGFHIHCKCRYQPAFVTYPLQQEAMIKDTLERTREPNLNLRAFLRDAYAHPEFRVGESSDQEMDLEKARSDKSPDLVATKRGSWRNTSLPSKHSYTNSF; encoded by the exons ATGGCTACAATAAACGATATTGGAGTAGCAGCAGCAATCAATATAGTGACAGCATTCGCTTTTCTCTTAGCTTTTGCTATATTCAGGATTCAACCAGTAAATGACAGAGTCTATTTCCCTAAATGGTATCTCAAGGGCTTAAGAAGTAGCTCTATACAAACAGGTGGCTTTGGAAGCAAATTTATCAACTTGGACTTCAGGTCCTATATTCGATTCCTTAACTGGATGCCTGAAGCTTTAAAAATGCCAGAACCCGAGCTCGTCGATCACGCTGGACTGGATTCTGTTGTCTACTTGAGGATCTACTTACTCgg GCTCAAGATCTTTTTCCCCATAGCTTGTGTTGCTTTTACGACAATGGTGCCTGTTAATTGGACAAACAAGGGATTGGACCGGTTAAGGCATTCTAATATAAGTTTCAGTGATATTGATAAACTCTCGTTATCAAATATACCGAATGGGTCACCTAG ATTTTGGATGCATTTGTGTGCAGCTTACGCCATCACCTTTTGGACATGCTTTATCCTGAAAAGAGAGTACCAGAATATAGCATTAATGAGGCTACAGTTTCTTGCAAATGACCAAAGGAGACCTAACCAGTTCACT GTGCTGGTAAGAAACATTCCTACAGATCCTCATGAATCAATCTGTGAACTTGTTGAACATTTCTTCAAGGTCAATCATCCAGATCACTACCTCACTTTCCAG GCAGTCCATGATGCAACCAAACTCTCAGAATTGGTTCTGACGAGGAAACAAATGCAGAATCTGCTCGAttacaatataaacaaacacatgaGAAATCTAAATAACAGGCCAGTTATTAAG ATGGGATTTCTTGGCTGCTTTGGTGAAGAAGTTGATGGAATCAAGTACTACACGTCTGCCGTCGAGGGTCTAACCAGAGAA ATCTCTGAGGAGAAACAGAGATTAAGGACCGGCACAAAGTCCATAGTTCCAGCAGCTTTTGTATCTTTCAAGAGCCGTTGGGGAGCAGCGGTTTGTGCTCAAACTCAACAGACAAGAAACCCAACAGAGTGGCTAACCGAGTGGGCTGCGGAGCCACGTGACATCTACTATGACAATCTGGCATTGCCATATGTAGACCTTAAGATAAGGAGGCTCATAGTCGGCGTAGCATACTTCTtcctcaccttcttcttcatgataCCAATAGCATTTGTACAGTCACTCGCCAACATTGAAGGCATAGAGAAGGCTTTTCCTTTCTTGAAGCCCCTTATAGAAGT GAAATTGTTAAAGTCAATCATCCAAGGTTTCCTTCCTGGAATCGCTTTGAAGATCTTCCTTCTTTTCCTCCCAAGAATACTGATGGAAATGTCCAAATTTGAAGGTTTTGTCAGCACATCCTCATTAGAAAGAAGAGCCGCATCTAGATTCTACATGTTCCAGTTCATTAATGTTTTCCTTGGAAGCATAGTCACCGGGACTGCGTTTCAACAGCTCAACAGCTTCCTTAACCAATCTGCAAACGA TATTCCAAAGACAATTGGCGTCTCGATTCCAATGAAAGCGACCTtctttataacatatataatggTGGATGGGTGGGCAGGTGTTGCTGGGGAGATACTGAGGTTGAAGCCGCTCATAATCTATCATCTAAAGAACTCCTTCCTCGTGCGAACTGAGAAAGATAGGGAAGAAGCAACTGATCCTGGAACCATAGGATTCAACACCGGTGAGCCTCAAATACAGCTCTACTTTCTTCTCGGTCTCGTTTATGCAACAGTTAGCCCCATCCTTCTTCCCTttatcctcgtcttcttcggCCTGGCTTACGTAGTGTACCGTCATCAG GTAATAAATGTGTATAACCAAAAGTATGAGAGTGCAGGGAAGTTCTGGCCTGATGTTCACAGGCGTGTTGTCACCGCACTGATCGTGTCGCAGCTGCTCTTGATGGGTCTTCTCAGCACTAAACACGCTTCTAAGTCCACTCCTTTGCTTCTTGTGCTTCCGTTGCTGACCATTGGGTTCCACATACACTGCAAATGTCGTTACCAACCTGCTTTTGTCACATATCCTTTGCAG CAGGAAGCTATGATCAAAGATACACTGGAACGCACACGTGAGCCAAATCTAAACCTCAGGGCATTCCTTCGAGATGCGTATGCCCACCCGGAGTTCAGGGTTGGAGAAAGTTCTGACCAAGAGATGGACTTGGAGAAGGCGAGGTCTGATAAGTCACCAGATTTAGTGGCTACCAAGCGTGGCTCATGGAGGAACACTTCTTTGCCTAGCAAACATAGCTACACAAATTCATTCTGA
- the LOC104732105 gene encoding CSC1-like protein At4g15430 isoform X2 has product MATINDIGVAAAINIVTAFAFLLAFAIFRIQPVNDRVYFPKWYLKGLRSSSIQTGGFGSKFINLDFRSYIRFLNWMPEALKMPEPELVDHAGLDSVVYLRIYLLGLKIFFPIACVAFTTMVPVNWTNKGLDRLRHSNISFSDIDKLSLSNIPNGSPRFWMHLCAAYAITFWTCFILKREYQNIALMRLQFLANDQRRPNQFTVLVRNIPTDPHESICELVEHFFKVNHPDHYLTFQAVHDATKLSELVLTRKQMQNLLDYNINKHMRNLNNRPVIKMGFLGCFGEEVDGIKYYTSAVEGLTREISEEKQRLRTGTKSIVPAAFVSFKSRWGAAVCAQTQQTRNPTEWLTEWAAEPRDIYYDNLALPYVDLKIRRLIVGVAYFFLTFFFMIPIAFVQSLANIEGIEKAFPFLKPLIEVKLLKSIIQGFLPGIALKIFLLFLPRILMEMSKFEGFVSTSSLERRAASRFYMFQFINVFLGSIVTGTAFQQLNSFLNQSANDIPKTIGVSIPMKATFFITYIMVDGWAGVAGEILRLKPLIIYHLKNSFLVRTEKDREEATDPGTIGFNTGEPQIQLYFLLGLVYATVSPILLPFILVFFGLAYVVYRHQVINVYNQKYESAGKFWPDVHRRVVTALIVSQLLLMGLLSTKHASKSTPLLLVLPLLTIGFHIHCKCRYQPAFVTYPLQEAMIKDTLERTREPNLNLRAFLRDAYAHPEFRVGESSDQEMDLEKARSDKSPDLVATKRGSWRNTSLPSKHSYTNSF; this is encoded by the exons ATGGCTACAATAAACGATATTGGAGTAGCAGCAGCAATCAATATAGTGACAGCATTCGCTTTTCTCTTAGCTTTTGCTATATTCAGGATTCAACCAGTAAATGACAGAGTCTATTTCCCTAAATGGTATCTCAAGGGCTTAAGAAGTAGCTCTATACAAACAGGTGGCTTTGGAAGCAAATTTATCAACTTGGACTTCAGGTCCTATATTCGATTCCTTAACTGGATGCCTGAAGCTTTAAAAATGCCAGAACCCGAGCTCGTCGATCACGCTGGACTGGATTCTGTTGTCTACTTGAGGATCTACTTACTCgg GCTCAAGATCTTTTTCCCCATAGCTTGTGTTGCTTTTACGACAATGGTGCCTGTTAATTGGACAAACAAGGGATTGGACCGGTTAAGGCATTCTAATATAAGTTTCAGTGATATTGATAAACTCTCGTTATCAAATATACCGAATGGGTCACCTAG ATTTTGGATGCATTTGTGTGCAGCTTACGCCATCACCTTTTGGACATGCTTTATCCTGAAAAGAGAGTACCAGAATATAGCATTAATGAGGCTACAGTTTCTTGCAAATGACCAAAGGAGACCTAACCAGTTCACT GTGCTGGTAAGAAACATTCCTACAGATCCTCATGAATCAATCTGTGAACTTGTTGAACATTTCTTCAAGGTCAATCATCCAGATCACTACCTCACTTTCCAG GCAGTCCATGATGCAACCAAACTCTCAGAATTGGTTCTGACGAGGAAACAAATGCAGAATCTGCTCGAttacaatataaacaaacacatgaGAAATCTAAATAACAGGCCAGTTATTAAG ATGGGATTTCTTGGCTGCTTTGGTGAAGAAGTTGATGGAATCAAGTACTACACGTCTGCCGTCGAGGGTCTAACCAGAGAA ATCTCTGAGGAGAAACAGAGATTAAGGACCGGCACAAAGTCCATAGTTCCAGCAGCTTTTGTATCTTTCAAGAGCCGTTGGGGAGCAGCGGTTTGTGCTCAAACTCAACAGACAAGAAACCCAACAGAGTGGCTAACCGAGTGGGCTGCGGAGCCACGTGACATCTACTATGACAATCTGGCATTGCCATATGTAGACCTTAAGATAAGGAGGCTCATAGTCGGCGTAGCATACTTCTtcctcaccttcttcttcatgataCCAATAGCATTTGTACAGTCACTCGCCAACATTGAAGGCATAGAGAAGGCTTTTCCTTTCTTGAAGCCCCTTATAGAAGT GAAATTGTTAAAGTCAATCATCCAAGGTTTCCTTCCTGGAATCGCTTTGAAGATCTTCCTTCTTTTCCTCCCAAGAATACTGATGGAAATGTCCAAATTTGAAGGTTTTGTCAGCACATCCTCATTAGAAAGAAGAGCCGCATCTAGATTCTACATGTTCCAGTTCATTAATGTTTTCCTTGGAAGCATAGTCACCGGGACTGCGTTTCAACAGCTCAACAGCTTCCTTAACCAATCTGCAAACGA TATTCCAAAGACAATTGGCGTCTCGATTCCAATGAAAGCGACCTtctttataacatatataatggTGGATGGGTGGGCAGGTGTTGCTGGGGAGATACTGAGGTTGAAGCCGCTCATAATCTATCATCTAAAGAACTCCTTCCTCGTGCGAACTGAGAAAGATAGGGAAGAAGCAACTGATCCTGGAACCATAGGATTCAACACCGGTGAGCCTCAAATACAGCTCTACTTTCTTCTCGGTCTCGTTTATGCAACAGTTAGCCCCATCCTTCTTCCCTttatcctcgtcttcttcggCCTGGCTTACGTAGTGTACCGTCATCAG GTAATAAATGTGTATAACCAAAAGTATGAGAGTGCAGGGAAGTTCTGGCCTGATGTTCACAGGCGTGTTGTCACCGCACTGATCGTGTCGCAGCTGCTCTTGATGGGTCTTCTCAGCACTAAACACGCTTCTAAGTCCACTCCTTTGCTTCTTGTGCTTCCGTTGCTGACCATTGGGTTCCACATACACTGCAAATGTCGTTACCAACCTGCTTTTGTCACATATCCTTTGCAG GAAGCTATGATCAAAGATACACTGGAACGCACACGTGAGCCAAATCTAAACCTCAGGGCATTCCTTCGAGATGCGTATGCCCACCCGGAGTTCAGGGTTGGAGAAAGTTCTGACCAAGAGATGGACTTGGAGAAGGCGAGGTCTGATAAGTCACCAGATTTAGTGGCTACCAAGCGTGGCTCATGGAGGAACACTTCTTTGCCTAGCAAACATAGCTACACAAATTCATTCTGA